GCAGCTTGCCGTTCTTCGCAGCAAAAACATCGTATACGGAACGAAAAACGGTACGCGCGTCATCTACAGCCTGCGTGACCCGATGATAAAAGACCTTCTGATGACGGCGAAATCCATCTTTCAGAACCATCTCATCGATTCCATTGCCATGCTCGATCACGTCAGCAAGGAAGACAGATACGAATAAGACAAAAAAGAACGACTCGGCAAGGGTCGTTCTTTTTTCGTATGCGCTTGTGGTATAATAATAACCACAACGGTTATGATGAAAGGAGGAGTATGTGATGGGACTTATCATGCACGTCGATATGGACGCGTTCTATGCGTCGATCGAACAGCGTGACGACCCTTCGCTTCGCGGAAAGCCTGTCATCGTCGGCGGTACGGGTGCGCGCGGTGTCGTGGCAACAGCCT
This genomic stretch from Selenomonadales bacterium harbors:
- a CDS encoding winged helix-turn-helix transcriptional regulator, with translation MKQEIAKFEADFFKALGHPLRIRILAVLAQGERTVNEIQTLTESEGSAVSQQLAVLRSKNIVYGTKNGTRVIYSLRDPMIKDLLMTAKSIFQNHLIDSIAMLDHVSKEDRYE